The sequence below is a genomic window from Selenomonas ruminantium subsp. lactilytica TAM6421.
GCTTCATCTGATGCAGCAATTTTTTCCAATTCTTCTTCGGAAGTCGTTGGGGAAAAATATGCTGCCCATTTTTCCATACGGTTCATTTCCTTTACATTCTTACTCTTAAATTTCAGCAGCTCCAAAAAATGGATTTCCAATTTATCCGTCAACTGGCACCCTGTTTTTACATCATAAATACCAAAACAGCTGTGCATATCCGAATATTTTTCCACATCGAATAAGTTGAATCCCAAAATATTGATAGCCACAGTACGATTTAATTGGTCATATTCTTCGCCACGTTTCAAGTCAGCATAATTGCGTGCCCAGTAATATACAGAACGTTCTCCCATTGCGGCAAGGGAATTTACCTGCATTTCAATATTGACCTTGGTTTCCGAAGCTGTACGCCCCAAAATATCTAGGCGCGACTCCTTTCCCTCGTATTCATCAGCATCTATTTCCCTGTCGATAAATTCTATATCAGCGATGAGTTCAGTGCCTTGAAACTCAAAAAAAGCATTGATGAGCGCAATCGTTATCTTGGGGTGTTTGGCGAAAACAGCCTTGAATACGGCATCATTAGTACGGTTTATACGAAAAGCTGTCATATACATACCTCCTATCTGTCCGTTTCATTGTATACCTTTCATTTCGAAAAAGCAAAGACCTATTGTGTATCTTTCAAACTGTCATTGGCGGAATATGACTTGGCCGTTCATCAACATAGGGAGAAGAAAGTCTCTAAGAGCAATCAATTTCCTATTTTCCAACTGTGCCTTCTTTTGCATATCACTTAATTTATCAACTTTCCCCATAAAATTTATTATTACCTCTTTTGATGGAATACATATGGGAACCGTTGAAAAAGTTTCTTTTGATACTTCACTAAATGTCGAACCGTTACCAACATTTTTGAAATGCACTTCTAAAGACTTCAATGTATAATAAACAAACTCCGTACCAAAATCTTTTTTCGGTACAACTGATTTAAAGCCCTGATTCGTGCATACATCATTTCCAGCGATTGCAACATATCCAATAGGCGCTCTAGTGGTATATACCACCGAACCCGCTGGCATCAACTTTGCCGAGCTATTTTTCAATCCTTCTTCTGATATATCTGTTCCTCCATGGAAAATATACTTTCCATCCAATAATGACATATCTTTCGGAGTAATCCATGCAATTCCCTCAGATGTAAAATACTCTGGATGTTCCGTGCTAGGTGTCCCACCTGCAATTACTTCGCCTAAATCACACACCTGTCCGACTTCCCACCCTGCCGGGATTTCTCGGGATAGGGTTTCGTTCCATTCCATTTTGCCGCCGCTGGTTTTGTAGGGGCGTCCGTTGGCATCGGGGAAGTCAAATTGGACGAACCAGTAGTCGTAGAGGGTCTTGGCCATGGATTCCAATGTCTTGATGATTTTCTGATTAATA
It includes:
- a CDS encoding restriction endonuclease subunit S, with the translated sequence MSDTISSISRVIDSLHSTPQYQDKGYSMVRVVDVNNEFLSLEKCLKVDKDTYSKHNKNHKPVNGDIIITRVGSYGMVGYVDTDDEFCLGQNLSVIHPKKFDDGKFLYYYILSPFMQKVIYGNIGGSAYKCLGLEDIRNLPLNVEGLNRREIGDFLYRIDKKIDINQKIIKTLESMAKTLYDYWFVQFDFPDANGRPYKTSGGKMEWNETLSREIPAGWEVGQVCDLGEVIAGGTPSTEHPEYFTSEGIAWITPKDMSLLDGKYIFHGGTDISEEGLKNSSAKLMPAGSVVYTTRAPIGYVAIAGNDVCTNQGFKSVVPKKDFGTEFVYYTLKSLEVHFKNVGNGSTFSEVSKETFSTVPICIPSKEVIINFMGKVDKLSDMQKKAQLENRKLIALRDFLLPMLMNGQVIFRQ
- a CDS encoding Rpn family recombination-promoting nuclease/putative transposase codes for the protein MTAFRINRTNDAVFKAVFAKHPKITIALINAFFEFQGTELIADIEFIDREIDADEYEGKESRLDILGRTASETKVNIEMQVNSLAAMGERSVYYWARNYADLKRGEEYDQLNRTVAINILGFNLFDVEKYSDMHSCFGIYDVKTGCQLTDKLEIHFLELLKFKSKNVKEMNRMEKWAAYFSPTTSEEELEKIAASDEAIKEAMEVEDVFTKDEIAKRSYEKAEKFRRDQAAQLKYAEKKGEEKGIKAMILTLKELNVDKAIAIDKISTHFHLQANVAKGYVETNW